The segment TCTCCTTTTACAATTTTACAAAATATGCAACTTGTATCTTTATTGTTCATAATATTTTTTCAAAATTTTAAAATCTTCTTTTAAAATATCAAGCTTATGAACATTGTAAACGGCAACCGCCGGATGATAAAGAGGAATAAAATCCATTTCACCAAGATTAAAAACCTTTCCTCTGCAAACGCTAATCGACTCTTTTTCTATTTTGTATTTCTCAAAAAAATAATTCATGGAATGCCGCCCAAGAGAAACAATTACTTTTGGCTTTATAATCTCTATTTGCCTGTCCAAAAAAGGAGCATAAGCTTTAATCTCAATAGGAAGAGGGTCTCTATTGTTTGGAGGCCTGTCCTTTACAATATTTGTGATATAAACATCCTCTCTTTTTATTCCCGAAGAAATAAGAAGATTATTAAGAACTCTTCCCGCCTGCCCGCAAAAAGGCCTGCCGGTCTTGGCTTCATTTCTTCCTGGGGCTTCTCCGACAAACATAATTTTGGCAAAATGATTTCCTTCCCCTATTACGGGAAAAAAATTATTATCTTTTCTTTCCTTATAAAGAGGTGAATCTTTAAAATCAATTATTTCTTCCTTTATCTTTAAAAGTTCTTTTTTTATTTCCATTTTATTACTTAC is part of the Candidatus Paceibacterota bacterium genome and harbors:
- a CDS encoding uracil-DNA glycosylase: MEIKKELLKIKEEIIDFKDSPLYKERKDNNFFPVIGEGNHFAKIMFVGEAPGRNEAKTGRPFCGQAGRVLNNLLISSGIKREDVYITNIVKDRPPNNRDPLPIEIKAYAPFLDRQIEIIKPKVIVSLGRHSMNYFFEKYKIEKESISVCRGKVFNLGEMDFIPLYHPAVAVYNVHKLDILKEDFKILKKYYEQ